In Persicimonas caeni, a single window of DNA contains:
- a CDS encoding PQQ-dependent sugar dehydrogenase has translation MALILLCWVAAAGALPRGIVAERYVEGLANPTAMTIAPSGDILVTEKGGEVRLVRDGNLVAGPVVRFSPTVKGQAGLLGIDVFDDFAESGRFIVAYTPASDPTRIWLSRARMTPEGGEVLEDPWKVLPNNPDSDRNYAGRVEVADGHIYVGLGDLGRHNEAQSTRRLPGSILRYNLDGTVPADNPFGTAVYAYGFRNPQGFETVGDGTLWVVDSGETEHDEISRVVAGGNYGWPVVIGHCDNYPLTEVCDETSLLDPHYEFRWQTRVTGVAGYREGLMPALRGSVFVTGRRYGELHRLVSTADGRRLELAVPFFVLPGSEPQAGLVDVKVGTDGALYVLVGDTPAGQILRIAPREDVLDQNAILEEGTELRPADTPVCTVSQVDAAVPWSQGALLVICLVLLVWALRRREVPRAVTICACLLAVLTLWSAKVHAQEARWGVKAGANVATVSGDDVVTASLAPGVTAGVASRFEFNEYLAVAPELIYAWKGTGIDSVDDRHLSHHLTLPVFMEGRLNFGWIEPRLTAGPAATLVLSARTGDQIMTDRLNRWGFAVAGGLGADFGFGSGMMTVDARFERGLTEVYDDRATPHYIRTPENYNNVAYLLVGYLF, from the coding sequence GTGGCGCTGATCTTGTTGTGCTGGGTGGCGGCGGCAGGTGCGCTGCCCCGAGGGATCGTCGCCGAGCGCTACGTCGAGGGGCTAGCGAACCCCACGGCGATGACCATCGCTCCCAGCGGGGACATCTTGGTCACCGAAAAGGGCGGGGAAGTGCGTCTGGTGCGCGACGGCAACCTCGTGGCGGGACCGGTGGTGCGCTTTTCGCCCACGGTCAAGGGCCAGGCCGGTCTGCTGGGCATCGACGTCTTCGACGACTTTGCCGAAAGCGGTCGGTTTATCGTCGCCTACACTCCTGCCTCCGATCCGACACGCATCTGGTTGTCACGGGCGCGAATGACCCCCGAGGGCGGGGAGGTGCTCGAGGATCCTTGGAAGGTCTTGCCCAACAACCCCGACTCAGATCGCAACTATGCCGGGCGTGTCGAGGTGGCCGACGGCCACATCTATGTCGGCCTGGGCGACCTGGGGCGGCACAACGAGGCCCAGAGCACACGCCGGCTTCCGGGCAGCATTCTTCGCTACAACCTCGACGGCACGGTTCCCGCCGACAACCCCTTTGGGACGGCGGTGTATGCCTATGGGTTTCGCAACCCGCAGGGCTTCGAGACCGTCGGGGACGGCACGCTGTGGGTGGTCGACAGCGGCGAGACCGAACACGATGAAATCAGCCGCGTGGTCGCCGGCGGCAACTACGGTTGGCCGGTTGTCATTGGCCACTGCGACAATTACCCGCTGACCGAGGTGTGCGACGAGACCTCGTTGCTCGACCCTCACTACGAATTTCGTTGGCAGACGAGGGTGACCGGCGTGGCCGGTTATCGCGAGGGGCTGATGCCCGCGTTGCGCGGCAGCGTCTTTGTCACCGGGCGCCGCTACGGGGAGTTGCACCGACTGGTCTCCACCGCCGATGGCCGCCGTCTCGAGTTGGCCGTGCCCTTTTTCGTCTTGCCGGGCTCGGAGCCTCAGGCCGGCTTGGTCGACGTGAAGGTCGGGACCGACGGCGCGCTCTACGTGCTGGTCGGCGATACGCCCGCAGGTCAGATCTTGCGCATCGCCCCGCGCGAAGACGTGCTCGACCAGAACGCCATCCTCGAAGAGGGGACCGAGCTGCGGCCCGCCGATACTCCGGTGTGCACGGTCAGCCAAGTGGACGCGGCGGTGCCTTGGTCGCAGGGCGCGCTGCTCGTCATTTGCCTGGTGCTGCTCGTCTGGGCGCTTCGCCGCCGAGAGGTCCCGCGCGCAGTCACCATTTGCGCCTGCCTGCTGGCCGTGCTCACGCTGTGGAGCGCCAAGGTCCACGCCCAGGAGGCGCGCTGGGGCGTCAAAGCCGGCGCCAACGTGGCCACCGTCAGCGGAGACGATGTCGTCACCGCCAGCCTCGCGCCCGGCGTCACCGCGGGCGTAGCCTCACGCTTCGAGTTCAACGAGTATCTGGCCGTGGCGCCCGAGCTTATCTACGCCTGGAAAGGCACCGGGATCGACAGCGTCGACGACCGACACCTGTCTCATCACCTGACCCTGCCGGTCTTCATGGAGGGCAGGCTCAATTTCGGCTGGATCGAGCCGCGTCTGACGGCCGGCCCGGCGGCTACGCTGGTGTTGAGCGCGCGCACCGGTGACCAAATCATGACCGACCGGCTCAATCGTTGGGGCTTCGCCGTGGCGGGAGGGCTGGGGGCCGACTTTGGCTTCGGCAGCGGGATGATGACCGTCGATGCGCGCTTCGAGCGCGGGCTGACAGAGGTGTACGACGACAGAGCCACGCCGCACTACATTCGTACGCCGGAGAACTACAACAACGTGGCCTATCTACTTGTCGGGTATCTCTTCTAA
- a CDS encoding MBL fold metallo-hydrolase codes for MFFKRIYDEGLAQASYLIACASTGEAVVVDPTRDIDIYLDEAREQGFEIVGALETHIHADFLSGARELAKSVGGKLYVSGETVSGWKYKGLDDFDTVHLKDGDGFALGNVRFEAVHTPGHTPEHLSYLVTDGAQADEPMMVLTGDFVFVGDLGRPDLLETAAGQSGTAKKGGKQLFGALRDKFVGLSHEVLVWPGHGAGSACGKALGSIPASSVGYETKHNWWKKYIDDNDQSGFVEELLADQPETPSYFRKMKELNRDGMTFLGGLPTPAKLLPDKFRALRREDAHLLDLRDKEAFAAKHVPGALNFSKLEELSTHAGWVLPYDDRPLVLIGRADQMEEATRRLVRIGMDNIVGYVTHIEGAVDDSELGCYPIVDVEHAHKMWESDDATVLDVRAQSEWEEGHIPGAIHVHYGKIRDNLDEIPRDQKLVVHCASGIRANLAISQLRAEGYEHVANMPAGFDGWKKAGYRTEES; via the coding sequence ATGTTCTTCAAACGCATCTACGACGAAGGTCTCGCCCAAGCTTCTTACCTAATCGCCTGTGCCTCGACAGGAGAGGCGGTGGTCGTCGACCCCACGCGGGATATCGACATCTATCTGGACGAGGCCCGCGAGCAGGGCTTCGAGATTGTGGGCGCGCTCGAGACGCATATTCACGCCGACTTCTTGTCCGGCGCGCGCGAGCTGGCCAAGTCCGTCGGCGGTAAGCTGTACGTCTCCGGCGAGACGGTCTCGGGCTGGAAGTACAAGGGGTTGGATGATTTCGACACGGTCCACCTGAAGGATGGCGACGGCTTCGCGCTCGGAAACGTGCGCTTCGAGGCCGTGCACACGCCCGGCCATACCCCCGAGCACCTGTCCTACCTGGTCACCGACGGCGCCCAGGCCGACGAGCCGATGATGGTGCTCACCGGCGACTTCGTCTTCGTGGGCGACCTGGGCCGGCCCGACCTTCTGGAGACGGCCGCCGGCCAGAGCGGCACGGCCAAAAAGGGCGGCAAGCAGCTCTTTGGGGCGCTGCGCGACAAGTTCGTCGGCTTGAGCCACGAGGTGCTCGTGTGGCCCGGCCACGGCGCCGGTTCGGCCTGCGGCAAGGCCCTGGGCTCCATCCCGGCAAGCTCGGTGGGCTACGAGACCAAGCACAACTGGTGGAAGAAGTATATCGACGATAACGACCAGAGCGGTTTCGTCGAAGAGCTCTTGGCCGACCAGCCCGAGACGCCCAGCTACTTTCGCAAGATGAAGGAGCTCAACCGCGACGGGATGACCTTTTTGGGCGGGCTGCCCACGCCGGCGAAGCTTTTGCCTGACAAGTTCCGCGCGCTGCGCCGCGAGGACGCCCACCTGCTCGACCTGCGCGACAAGGAGGCGTTTGCCGCCAAGCATGTGCCCGGGGCGCTGAACTTCTCGAAGCTCGAGGAGCTGTCCACCCACGCCGGCTGGGTGCTCCCGTACGACGACCGCCCGCTGGTGCTCATCGGGCGCGCCGACCAGATGGAAGAGGCGACTCGCCGGCTGGTGCGCATCGGCATGGACAATATCGTGGGCTACGTCACCCACATCGAGGGCGCGGTCGATGACAGCGAACTGGGCTGCTATCCCATCGTCGACGTCGAGCACGCCCACAAGATGTGGGAGAGCGACGACGCCACGGTTTTGGACGTGCGCGCCCAATCCGAGTGGGAGGAGGGCCACATCCCGGGCGCCATCCACGTCCACTACGGCAAGATTCGCGACAACCTCGACGAGATCCCGCGCGACCAGAAGCTCGTGGTCCACTGCGCCAGCGGCATCCGCGCCAACCTGGCCATCAGCCAGCTTCGCGCCGAGGGCTACGAGCACGTGGCGAATATGCCGGCGGGCTTCGACGGATGGAAAAAAGCAGGCTACCGGACGGAAGAGTCGTGA
- a CDS encoding YbhB/YbcL family Raf kinase inhibitor-like protein, translated as MRYRVIMLSALLIMAAGCETETPDRPEDPTVEATTEQGMAESPEAADEQAQQDDQADDEGGGMEFGLSTTAFEDGGMLPTKFTCDAEGMSPPLTWSQPPDGTESYAIIMTDPDAPQGTFHHWGMWGIPGEEHALGENVPHVERIVVTTPGAPETDVDAFQAINDFDKLGYGAPCPPKGDKPHRYVFRIYAIDHPGAKFDEVPTVEQLVKVVTEDAIGQAEITATYERKAE; from the coding sequence ATGAGGTACCGTGTGATCATGTTGTCCGCGCTGCTCATCATGGCAGCAGGATGCGAGACCGAGACCCCCGACCGGCCCGAAGACCCCACCGTCGAAGCCACCACCGAACAAGGCATGGCGGAGAGTCCCGAGGCCGCCGACGAACAAGCCCAACAAGACGACCAGGCGGACGACGAAGGCGGGGGCATGGAGTTCGGCCTGTCGACGACGGCCTTCGAAGACGGCGGGATGCTTCCGACCAAGTTCACCTGCGATGCCGAGGGCATGTCGCCGCCGCTGACCTGGTCGCAGCCGCCCGATGGCACCGAGAGCTACGCCATCATCATGACCGATCCGGACGCGCCCCAAGGCACCTTCCACCACTGGGGCATGTGGGGCATCCCGGGCGAAGAGCACGCGCTCGGCGAGAATGTGCCGCACGTGGAGCGAATCGTCGTGACCACGCCGGGCGCCCCGGAGACCGACGTCGACGCCTTCCAGGCGATCAACGACTTCGACAAGCTGGGCTACGGCGCGCCCTGCCCGCCCAAGGGTGACAAGCCGCACCGCTACGTGTTTCGCATCTACGCCATCGACCACCCGGGGGCCAAATTCGACGAGGTGCCCACCGTCGAGCAACTCGTGAAAGTGGTGACCGAAGACGCCATCGGCCAAGCCGAGATCACGGCGACCTACGAGCGCAAGGCCGAGTAG
- the trxA gene encoding thioredoxin → MSNDAIELTTDNFEAEVLESDLPVVVDFWAEWCGPCKALSPLVDELAAEYDGQVKVGKVDIDSNTHLANEHRIQAVPTLIFFHKGHVLRRLTGNVSRSQLEEMFEQLVEVAEEDEA, encoded by the coding sequence ATGAGCAACGACGCTATCGAGTTGACGACCGACAATTTCGAAGCAGAAGTTCTCGAATCGGACCTGCCTGTGGTCGTCGACTTTTGGGCCGAGTGGTGTGGCCCGTGTAAGGCACTGTCGCCCCTGGTCGACGAGTTGGCCGCCGAATACGACGGCCAAGTCAAAGTCGGCAAGGTCGATATCGACTCCAACACCCACCTCGCCAACGAGCACCGCATCCAAGCGGTCCCGACGCTGATTTTCTTCCACAAGGGGCATGTGCTTCGCCGGTTGACCGGCAACGTGTCGCGCAGCCAGCTCGAAGAGATGTTCGAGCAGCTGGTGGAAGTGGCCGAAGAAGACGAAGCGTGA